A window of Streptomyces sp. NBC_01689 genomic DNA:
GCTCCTGGTCGCGGGACGTCTGCTGGGACATGGGGATCTCCCCGCTCCGGGCGGGGCCGTCCGCCGGGGGGAGGGTCGGGGGGAAGTCTGCTGTGCCGGTGGTGTGCACGGCGAGCGTGCGGTCGGGATTCAGCCGTACGACGATGTGCCGGCGCCAGTCGGTGTCGTCGCGGTCGGCGTGGTCCTCGCGCCAGTGGCAGCCGCGGGTCTCCTCGCGCCTGAGGGCCGCTTCGACCAGGACCCGCGCCACGCACAGGAGGTTGGTGGCCTCCCAGGTGTCGACGCCGGGCTCGGAGGTCTTGCCGTTCTCGTCGAGGGCGTCCCGGGCGTCGGTGTGCAGCCGCTGGAGTCGGTCGGCCGCCTGGGCCAGGGACCGGGCGGAGCGCAGGACGCCGGCGCCGTCCGTCATGATCCGCTGGATGGCGAAGCGGGACTCGGGCGCGAGCAGCGGGTGGGCGGGCCGGTCGGGGTGCGGGACCGGCTCGGGCACGCGCGCGTGGAGGCCGTCCTCGGCACGGCGGTGCGCGATGTCGGCCGCGATGCGCTCGGCGTAGACCAGTCCCTCCAGGAGGGAGTTGGAGGCGAGCCGGTTGGCGCCGTGCACGCCGGTGCACGCGACCTCGCCGCAGGCGTACAGGCCGGGCACCGTGGTGCGGCCCCGGGCGTCGGTGCGGACACCGCCGGAGGCGTAGTGGGCGGCCGGGGCGACCGGGACGGGCTCGGTCACCGGGTCGATGCCGTGCGCGCGGCAGGCGGCGAGGATGGTCGGGAAGCGGTGCTCCCACATCTCCGCGCCGAAGTGCCGGGCGTCGAGGTACATGTGCTCGGCGTCCTGCTCCTGCATGCGGCGCATGATGCCCTTGGCGACGATGTCCCGGGGCGCCAGCTCGGCCAGTTCGTGCCGGCCGAGCATGAAGCGCACGCCGTCCGCGTCGACCAGGTGGGCGCCCTCGCCGCGGACCGCCTCCGACACCAGGGGCTGCTGGCCCTCCGCGTCCGGGCCGAGGAACAGCACGGTCGGGTGGAACTGGACGAATTCGAGATCGGAGACCTCGGCGCCCGCCCGCAGCGCGAGGGCCACCCCGTCGCCGGTGGAGACGGAGGGGTTGGTGGTCGCGGAGAAGACCTGGCCCATGCCGCCGGTGGCGAGGACCACGGCGGGGGCGTGCACGGCTCCCACGCCGTCGTGCTGGCCCTCCCCCATGACGTGCAGGGTCACACCCGCGGTGCGGCCGGCGGCGTCCGTCAGGAGGTCCAGGACGAGCGCGTTCTCCACCGTGCGCAGGCCGCGCGCGCGGACCGCCTCGACGAGCGCCCGGGAGATCTCGGCGCCCGTCGCGTCGCCGCCCGCGTGCGCGATGCGGCGGCGGTGGTGGCCGCCCTCGCGGGTGAGTTCCAGGTCGCCCTCGGAGGACTCGTCGAAGTGCGCTCCGGTCGCGATGAGGCGGCGTACGGCGTCGGGGCCCTCGGTGACGAGGATGCGTACCGCGTCCTCGTCGCACAGTCCCGCGCCCGCGACCAGGGTGTCGTCGAGGTGCTGCTCGGGGGTGTCGCCCTCGCCGAGGGCCGCGGCGATGCCGCCCTGGGCCCATCGGGTGGAGCCGTCGTCCAGGCGGGCCTTGGTGACGACGACGGTCGTCAGGCCGGCTGCCTCGCAGCGCAGGGCGGCGGTCAGGCCGGCGACGCCGGACCCGACGACGACCACGTCGGCGGTGAGGGCCCAGCCGGGGGCGGGCGCGTGCAGTCGTATGCCAGTACCTGTGCCTTTACCGGTACCTGTGCCTTTGCCGGTCACGAGGCGGCTCCGAAGGTGAGGGGGATGTTGTCGATCAGGCGGGTCGTCCCGACCCGGGCGGCGACGGCGAGGACCGCCTCGCCGGTGAAGTCGTCCTGGATCTCGGTGAAGTCGGACGGATCGACCAGTGCCAGGTAGTCCAGCGCCAGCGGCGGCCGGAGGCGGGCCGCCTCGTCCAGGACGAGGCGGGCGGCGGCGCGGACACCGGACGGGCCGCCGGGCGCGGCCTTGGCCACGGCGTGCGCGTCGGCGGCGGCGCGGGACTCGCCGATCGCGCTGAGCGCCTCGGCACGCGCGCGGGTGGCGGGCACCTCGCGGGCCCGTGCGCGCAGGGCCTCCTGCGCGGCGTGCCGGTCGCGGCCGGCGAAGAGCGCCTGGGAGAGGGCGAGGGCGGTGCGCCGCTCGTCGGGGGCCAGGAAGCGGTTGCGGCTGGAGAGGGCGAGCCCGTCCTCCTCGCGCACGGTGGGCACGCCGACGATCTCCATGCCGAAGTTCAGGTCGCGGACCATACGGCGGATCAGGGCGAGCTGCTGGGCGTCCTTCTGCCCGAACAGGGCCGTGTCGGGCCGGGTGAGGTGCAGCAGCTTGGCGACGACGGTGAGCATGCCGTCGAAGTGGCCGGGGCGCGCGGCGCCCTCCAGCCGTTCGCCCATCGGCCCGGCGGAGAGCCGGACCTGGGGTTCGCCGCCCGGGTAGACCTCGTCCACCGAGGGGGCGAACACGGCGTCCGCGCCGGCCCGCCCGGCGATCTCGAGGTCGGAGTCGAGGGTGCGCGGGTAGCGGTCCAGGTCCTCGCCGGCGCCGAACTGGAGCGGGTTCACGAAGACCGTGACGACGACGTCGCCGCCCGGGCCCGCGATCCCGCGTGCCGTGCGGATCAGGGTGGCGTGGCCCTCGTGCAGGGCCCCCATGGTCATCACGACGACCCGGCGGTCGCCGCGTCCGCGCGCGTGCAGGTCGTCGGAGGTGCGCAGCAGGGCGGTCATCGGTCGCTCCCGTCGTCGGGCAGGGACGCGCCGTCGGCGAGCACGCCGAGGAGGTCCTCGGCGAGCTCCGGCTTCAGCAGTCCGTGGGCGAGGGCGCGGTCGGCGGTCGCGCGCGCCATCGCGAGATACCCGGCGACGGTCTCCGGGGCGTGCGCGCGCAACTCGGCGACGTGGGCCGCGACCGTGCCCGCGTCCCCGCGCGCGACGGGTCCGGTGAGGGCCGCGTCGCCGGATCTGAGGGCGTTGTCGAGGGCGGCGCCGAGGAGCGGGCCGAGCATCCGGTCGGGTGCCTCGACGCCCGCGGTGCGCAGCAGGTCCATGGACTCGGCGACCAGGGTCACCAGGTGGTTGGCGCCGAGCGCGAGGGCCGCGTGGTAGAGCGGCCGGGACTCCTCGGAGATCCACTCGGGCTCGCCGCCCATCTCGATCACGAGGGCCTCGGCGGCGAGGCGCAGCTCCTCGGGCGCGGTGACCCCGAAGGAGCATCCGGCCAGCCGCTGCACGTCCACCGGGGTGCCGGTGAAGGTCATGGCGGGGTGCAGCGCGAGCGGCAGGGCGCCGGCCCGGAGCGCGGGGTCGAGCACGCGTGCGCCGTACCGCCCGGAGGTGTGCACGAGCAGTTGGCCGGGCCGGACCGCGCCGGTCTCGGCGAGCCCCTCGACGAGGCCGGGCAGGGTGTCGTCCGGGACGGTCAGCAGGACCAGGTCGGAGCGCTCCAGGACCTCGGCCGGGGACATCATCGGCACGTCGGGCAGGAGCGCCGCGGCCCGTCGCCTGGAGGCGTCGGAGACCCCGGACACGGCCACCGGGTGGTGTCCGGCGAGCTGGAGGGCCGCCGCGAGGGCGGGGCCGACCCGGCCCGCGCCGACGACCCCGACGGCGAGGCGCGCGGGGCGGTCCTTCGGTTCCGGCTGTTGGAATGTACTCACTCGACGGAGGCCTTCCCGTTCCAGTCCGCGCGGGGTACCGGACGATTTCTCGTCATGTTAACGCGATTGGGGTCGGGGGCGATTTGGGAAGGCCGGACCGTCGTTCAGCGCGAGGTGGTGAGAGCCCGGATCGTGGGCGCCCGGTAGAGGTCGCGCAGCGGCGGGGAGGGCAGGCCGCGGGCGCGCAGGGCGGCGCCGATGCGGACCGCGAACAGGGAGTTCCCGCCGAGTTCGAAGAAGTCGTCGTCGAGGCCCACGGGGGTGCCGAGGACCGTCTCCCAGATCTCCAGGAGCGCGGTGGTGAGACCGGTGTCACCCTCGCCGTCGCGGCGCTCGGGGGCGGCGCCCGGTCCGGAAGGCCCGGAAGGTCCCGGTCCGGGCCGTGCGGGCGCCGCCGCGCGGGCCGGGGCGGGCAGCCGTGCCGGATCGAGTTTGCCGTTGGTGGTCAGCGGGAGGGCGTCGAGAGCGGTGACCGTGGCCGGGACCATGTGCTCGGGCAGGATGCCGGCGGCACGCCGTCGGACGCCGTGCGGGTCGGGGGCGCAGCCGCCGTCGGACGGCACCACGTAGGCGTCGAGTCGGGCCGCGGCCGGATCGGCGGGGTCGTCACGGCGCACCACGACGGCCGCGGCGGCGACGGCCGGGTCCTCCAGGAGCACGG
This region includes:
- a CDS encoding L-aspartate oxidase encodes the protein MTGKGTGTGKGTGTGIRLHAPAPGWALTADVVVVGSGVAGLTAALRCEAAGLTTVVVTKARLDDGSTRWAQGGIAAALGEGDTPEQHLDDTLVAGAGLCDEDAVRILVTEGPDAVRRLIATGAHFDESSEGDLELTREGGHHRRRIAHAGGDATGAEISRALVEAVRARGLRTVENALVLDLLTDAAGRTAGVTLHVMGEGQHDGVGAVHAPAVVLATGGMGQVFSATTNPSVSTGDGVALALRAGAEVSDLEFVQFHPTVLFLGPDAEGQQPLVSEAVRGEGAHLVDADGVRFMLGRHELAELAPRDIVAKGIMRRMQEQDAEHMYLDARHFGAEMWEHRFPTILAACRAHGIDPVTEPVPVAPAAHYASGGVRTDARGRTTVPGLYACGEVACTGVHGANRLASNSLLEGLVYAERIAADIAHRRAEDGLHARVPEPVPHPDRPAHPLLAPESRFAIQRIMTDGAGVLRSARSLAQAADRLQRLHTDARDALDENGKTSEPGVDTWEATNLLCVARVLVEAALRREETRGCHWREDHADRDDTDWRRHIVVRLNPDRTLAVHTTGTADFPPTLPPADGPARSGEIPMSQQTSRDQEQ
- the panC gene encoding pantoate--beta-alanine ligase — protein: MTALLRTSDDLHARGRGDRRVVVMTMGALHEGHATLIRTARGIAGPGGDVVVTVFVNPLQFGAGEDLDRYPRTLDSDLEIAGRAGADAVFAPSVDEVYPGGEPQVRLSAGPMGERLEGAARPGHFDGMLTVVAKLLHLTRPDTALFGQKDAQQLALIRRMVRDLNFGMEIVGVPTVREEDGLALSSRNRFLAPDERRTALALSQALFAGRDRHAAQEALRARAREVPATRARAEALSAIGESRAAADAHAVAKAAPGGPSGVRAAARLVLDEAARLRPPLALDYLALVDPSDFTEIQDDFTGEAVLAVAARVGTTRLIDNIPLTFGAAS
- a CDS encoding Rossmann-like and DUF2520 domain-containing protein — translated: MSTFQQPEPKDRPARLAVGVVGAGRVGPALAAALQLAGHHPVAVSGVSDASRRRAAALLPDVPMMSPAEVLERSDLVLLTVPDDTLPGLVEGLAETGAVRPGQLLVHTSGRYGARVLDPALRAGALPLALHPAMTFTGTPVDVQRLAGCSFGVTAPEELRLAAEALVIEMGGEPEWISEESRPLYHAALALGANHLVTLVAESMDLLRTAGVEAPDRMLGPLLGAALDNALRSGDAALTGPVARGDAGTVAAHVAELRAHAPETVAGYLAMARATADRALAHGLLKPELAEDLLGVLADGASLPDDGSDR